The following are encoded together in the Sphaerodactylus townsendi isolate TG3544 linkage group LG12, MPM_Stown_v2.3, whole genome shotgun sequence genome:
- the LG12H9orf43 gene encoding uncharacterized protein C9orf43 homolog, translating to MMTVDISHWDETICNMTACQHPPCWEAIRRIEKGQPRILVKDLNSLERHCPEREDELPTLKIFDLPLNYSYRGRIKHPGNSSPSINVKDSGKYCTSPRTVEAFVPPLSVFSPERNLFPGLNSRVESHPPHYTPISLTSLKQVEKIQVTDLGDLAALKLGFQPAYGNLIVKWIPDMRHKLLLSERPTKRIQTPTQKMCVKELALEGILSFKNSKETCYPNLQKRKKPNKVPTGGQPYLLHLRRHPKIPANKSRAAKEDCHPSGEQEKRVTRQQRKGRIPN from the exons ATGATGACTGTGGACATCAGCCACTGGGATGAAACCATTTGCAATATGACTGCTTGCCAACACCCGCCATGCTGGGAGGCAATACGGAGGATTGAAAAGGGGCAACCGCGGATTCTTGTCAAAGACCTTAACTCGCTTGAGAGGCATTGTCCAGAAAGGGAAG ATGAACTGCCAACACTGAAAATTTTCGACCTCCCACTCAATTATTCTTATAGAGGAAGGATCAAGCATCCTGGAAATTCCAGCCCCAGCATCAACGTCAAAGATAGTGGAAAATATTGTACAAGTCCAAGGACGGTTGAGGCATTCGTCCCTCCActctctgtattcag TCCTGAAAGAAATCTCTTCCCCGGGCTGAATTCTAGGGTGGAGTCTCATCCCCCCCACTACACACCAATAAGTTTAACCTCTTTAAAACAAGTCGAAAAA ATACAAGTGACAGATCTCGGTGATCTTGCTGCACTCAAACTGGGTTTCCAGCCTGCCTATGGGAACTTGATTGTGAAGTGGATCCCAGATATGCGGCATAAATTGTTGCTCAGTGAGAGACCAACTAAAAGAAT ACAGACTCCTACACAGAAAATGTGCGTGAAAGAACTTGCTTTGGAAGGCATCCTGTCTTTTAAGAACAGCAAAGAGACT TGTTACCCTAatctacagaaaagaaaaaagccaaataaagtccCTACAGGAGGCCAGCCGTACCTGTTGCATCTAAGAAGGCACCCAAAGATTCCTGCCAATAAATCAAG AGCTGCAAAGGAAGATTGCCATCCATCTGGAGAACAAGAAAAAAGGGTCACCAGGcagcagagaaaaggaagaatcCCCAATTAA
- the POLE3 gene encoding DNA polymerase epsilon subunit 3, which yields MAERPEDLNLPNAVITRIIKEALPDGVNISKEARSAISRAASVFVLYATSCANNFAMKGKRKTLNATDVLSAMEEMEFQRFVAPLKESLEAYRRDQKGKKGTVELKKKDKDKKEDSENPDKNREDENEDEDERMEEEEQNEEEEVDN from the exons ATGGCTGAACGACCTGAAGACCTGAACTTGCCCAATGCTGTCATAACTCGCATCATCAAGGAAGCG ctTCCCGATGGAGTGAACATTTCCAAAGAAGCCCGGAGTGCCATCTCCCGAGCTGCCAGTGTGTTTGTGCTGTATGCCACATCATG TGCCAATAACTTTGCaatgaaggggaagaggaaaactCTGAATGCCACAGATGTCCTTTCAGCCATGGAGGAAATGGAGTTCCAGCGATTTGTTGCCCCTCTGAAGGAATCTTTGGAAG CTTACAGGCGTGATCAGAAAGGCAAGAAAGGAACTGTGGAGCttaaaaagaaagacaaagataAGAAGGAAGATTCTGAGAATCCAGATAAGAACCGGGAGGATGAGAACGAAGATGAGGACGAACGGATGGAAGAGGAGGAACAAAATGAAGAGGAGGAAGTGGATAACTGA